One stretch of Leadbetterella byssophila DSM 17132 DNA includes these proteins:
- the purQ gene encoding phosphoribosylformylglycinamidine synthase subunit PurQ yields MKFGVVVFPGSNCEDDTVFALKYNLGQEVVKIWHKDHDLQNCDFIFLPGGFSYGDYLRSGAIARFSPVMNEVIAHANRGGYVMGICNGFQILAEAGLVPGVLLKNTTQKYICKNIYLKPQSKSALLTAGLEERAYKVPIAHGDGRYFADEDTIKALNDNDQVLFRYCNEAGVIEDSANPNGSLQNIAGVTNKGKNVFGMMPHPERAADGTLGNTDGYQILEQILNVLV; encoded by the coding sequence ATGAAATTCGGAGTGGTGGTATTTCCGGGGTCAAATTGTGAAGACGACACCGTTTTTGCTTTGAAGTATAATCTCGGTCAGGAAGTAGTAAAGATCTGGCACAAGGATCACGATTTGCAAAACTGTGATTTTATATTTCTTCCCGGTGGTTTCTCATACGGGGATTATTTAAGAAGTGGGGCCATTGCTCGATTTTCACCGGTGATGAATGAGGTGATTGCTCATGCAAACAGAGGGGGCTACGTGATGGGAATCTGTAATGGTTTTCAGATTTTAGCAGAGGCAGGACTTGTTCCCGGCGTGTTATTGAAGAATACTACTCAGAAATACATCTGTAAGAACATTTACCTTAAGCCACAAAGTAAATCAGCACTTTTAACTGCGGGCTTAGAGGAAAGAGCATACAAAGTTCCAATAGCGCACGGTGACGGTAGATACTTCGCTGATGAAGATACTATTAAAGCACTGAATGATAATGATCAAGTTCTTTTCCGTTACTGTAATGAAGCGGGAGTAATAGAAGATTCAGCTAATCCTAATGGTAGCTTGCAGAATATAGCAGGTGTTACTAACAAAGGGAAGAATGTATTTGGTATGATGCCGCACCCTGAAAGAGCTGCGGACGGTACTTTAGGAAATACGGATGGCTATCAGATTCTAGAGCAGATTCTCAATGTATTAGTATAA
- a CDS encoding OmpH family outer membrane protein, with amino-acid sequence MKKTIFTLLFTLIGLSTIAQAKKVTVAYIFEDYIFENYNGVKKLNEELQKKQEEYQTAFNKIALEYQDANVKYQESMKNIANETSESINSKLKKVQELRAAAEQQQKDAEKELQEYMGVNIARVKNEIKAAAEKVSQQKGFQYVLTRNKADTPMSPYRVVLYTKDTAVPNISDEVLKILNGK; translated from the coding sequence ATGAAGAAAACCATTTTTACGCTGTTATTTACTTTGATAGGACTTTCTACAATTGCGCAGGCTAAGAAAGTAACTGTAGCATATATTTTTGAAGATTATATCTTTGAAAATTACAATGGAGTAAAGAAGCTGAACGAGGAGTTGCAGAAAAAGCAGGAAGAGTATCAGACGGCGTTTAATAAGATAGCATTGGAGTATCAAGATGCTAATGTGAAGTATCAGGAGAGTATGAAGAATATTGCTAATGAAACTTCGGAATCTATAAATTCCAAATTGAAAAAGGTTCAGGAATTAAGAGCGGCAGCTGAGCAGCAACAAAAGGATGCAGAGAAGGAACTTCAGGAATACATGGGTGTGAATATTGCCCGAGTAAAGAATGAGATCAAAGCTGCAGCTGAAAAGGTTTCTCAACAAAAGGGATTTCAGTATGTGCTTACTCGAAATAAAGCAGATACGCCTATGAGTCCCTACCGAGTAGTGTTGTACACTAAAGATACCGCAGTGCCGAATATATCTGACGAGGTTTTGAAAATACTAAACGGCAAATAA
- a CDS encoding DUF5686 and carboxypeptidase regulatory-like domain-containing protein, with the protein MILRILLLLLITFGSANAAKIKGIIRDQNKDPLSFASVVVKGQTLGTMANERGEFLLDVPANKTYELVFQFLGYKTVIKQVEVGTDDVFIEIQLQEQSILLGEIKVGKSKEDPAYAIMRKAIAKSKINDKQVDHYDADVYIKNTLLVNKVPGILKKKLEENHIKVGIPYVSESLTNIKFTQPNKRVTKVLAKRSSMDEMDLSGAYYLVNFYDLPDDMNLISPLSPKAFAYYKFEYLGYFEDRGRVINKIKIIPRRYGPGVCKGTIFIIEDLWSIHSIDAETVNEGFTIKMKQLYSPQQEVWVPVSQNIDFSGKVFGFDFHAKLQVHPKYKSLRINQKYVAEVKVLDKFEVPKNRAKKEINLQQEELTLKDLRKLSKQIEKTEKKESPVVTIDSTSTDSLANKRSEEYWNTIRSIPLTIEETKSYKTGDSIRIVVKREDSLKTEPKTKTTRNKHLDRLFIGSSFKLKDQWKLQYTSPLLPFFGVNYDMVQGIFTEAKVNFTKTQNKNLNYAWNNQVRYAFGLKKLMGGTEFITKYKKNTFEIGASSLTRSFDREQTMPIWANSLVNLFKINLIQMYLKEEAHVGYTYKNENRFTYSTQLEYSKRSFLDNLNKLPLAIGGRTPTPNIPRNEELDTTYFPTHNAWVWSNSITFKPGAKYKLVNGKKRYAGSEWPSFILSYNKGMGEVDYDFTSLGIDHDMASGPDERFRFYLEGGSFLNHKQVYLMDMRHVNTIKISGQEGYFRFFRMLNTRLPIQLSPENYYKYSTQGSYIKLHAVNEFRRLLLSQIPIVRYSSLKEDLFINYLKTPALKNYVELGYGIDGIFRLLRIEVLTAIEQGHKPRWGWQIGVTF; encoded by the coding sequence ATGATTTTGCGAATTCTCCTACTGCTTTTAATCACCTTCGGATCAGCCAATGCAGCCAAAATCAAAGGCATAATCCGGGATCAGAATAAAGACCCCTTATCCTTTGCCTCAGTAGTAGTCAAAGGCCAAACATTAGGTACTATGGCTAATGAGAGAGGAGAATTCCTTCTGGATGTTCCTGCTAATAAAACCTATGAATTGGTATTCCAATTTCTAGGCTATAAGACGGTGATTAAACAAGTGGAAGTGGGTACAGATGATGTATTTATTGAAATCCAACTACAGGAACAATCCATTCTGCTTGGAGAAATCAAGGTAGGAAAAAGTAAAGAAGACCCAGCCTATGCCATCATGCGAAAAGCCATAGCAAAAAGCAAAATCAACGACAAGCAAGTTGATCATTACGACGCAGACGTGTATATCAAAAACACTTTGTTAGTTAATAAGGTACCTGGAATCCTCAAAAAGAAATTAGAAGAGAATCATATTAAAGTAGGAATACCCTACGTATCAGAAAGTTTGACAAATATTAAATTCACTCAACCAAACAAAAGAGTAACTAAAGTCCTGGCTAAACGTAGCAGTATGGATGAAATGGATCTATCCGGAGCTTACTATCTGGTGAACTTCTATGACCTTCCGGATGATATGAACCTCATTTCTCCACTATCTCCTAAAGCTTTTGCCTACTATAAATTTGAATACCTAGGCTATTTTGAAGATAGAGGAAGAGTGATTAACAAAATCAAAATCATTCCCAGAAGGTATGGACCGGGAGTTTGCAAAGGTACCATCTTTATCATTGAAGATCTGTGGAGCATACATAGCATAGACGCTGAAACGGTGAATGAGGGCTTTACCATAAAAATGAAACAACTCTACAGTCCCCAACAAGAAGTTTGGGTACCTGTGAGCCAAAACATAGACTTCAGCGGCAAGGTATTCGGATTTGATTTTCATGCCAAATTACAGGTACATCCTAAATACAAATCACTTCGCATCAACCAGAAATACGTAGCAGAAGTTAAGGTTCTAGACAAATTTGAAGTTCCAAAAAACAGAGCTAAAAAAGAGATAAACCTCCAACAGGAAGAACTCACCTTGAAGGATTTACGGAAGCTATCTAAGCAAATAGAAAAAACAGAGAAAAAGGAATCACCCGTGGTAACCATAGATTCTACATCCACGGATTCATTAGCTAATAAGCGCTCGGAAGAGTATTGGAACACCATCAGATCTATCCCTCTTACTATTGAAGAGACCAAAAGTTACAAAACAGGTGACAGCATTAGAATTGTAGTAAAAAGGGAAGATAGCCTAAAGACAGAACCTAAGACGAAGACTACCCGGAATAAACATTTGGACAGGCTATTTATAGGAAGCTCTTTTAAATTGAAAGACCAATGGAAACTACAGTACACCTCCCCTTTGCTGCCCTTCTTTGGAGTAAATTATGATATGGTGCAAGGTATTTTTACAGAAGCCAAAGTCAATTTCACCAAAACTCAAAACAAGAACCTCAACTATGCCTGGAACAATCAAGTCAGATATGCTTTTGGCTTGAAAAAACTTATGGGAGGAACTGAATTTATTACCAAATATAAGAAGAACACCTTTGAAATTGGGGCAAGCTCTCTAACCAGGTCATTTGATAGAGAACAAACCATGCCTATCTGGGCTAACTCCTTGGTGAACCTATTCAAGATTAATCTCATCCAGATGTATTTGAAAGAGGAAGCACATGTGGGATATACGTATAAGAATGAAAATAGGTTTACTTATTCTACACAACTGGAATACAGCAAAAGGTCCTTCTTAGATAATCTGAATAAATTGCCACTTGCAATAGGAGGAAGAACACCTACTCCTAACATCCCAAGAAATGAAGAACTAGATACTACATATTTTCCTACCCATAACGCCTGGGTTTGGTCAAATTCAATCACATTCAAACCCGGTGCTAAGTATAAATTAGTGAATGGTAAAAAAAGATATGCCGGAAGCGAGTGGCCAAGCTTTATACTTAGCTATAATAAAGGCATGGGAGAAGTGGATTATGACTTTACCAGTTTAGGAATTGATCATGACATGGCCAGCGGCCCTGATGAAAGATTCAGGTTCTACCTTGAAGGTGGTAGTTTTCTGAACCATAAACAAGTGTATTTGATGGACATGCGTCACGTAAACACCATAAAAATCAGTGGACAAGAAGGGTATTTCAGATTCTTCAGAATGCTGAACACACGTCTTCCGATACAATTGAGCCCGGAAAATTACTACAAATACTCCACTCAGGGCTCCTACATCAAACTACATGCAGTGAATGAATTTAGGAGACTATTACTAAGCCAAATTCCAATAGTTCGATACAGCAGTTTGAAGGAGGACTTATTTATTAATTACCTTAAAACTCCTGCGTTAAAGAACTATGTAGAACTTGGATATGGAATAGACGGCATATTCAGACTTCTAAGAATAGAAGTCTTAACGGCCATTGAACAAGGACATAAACCACGCTGGGGCTGGCAAATAGGTGTAACCTTTTAA
- a CDS encoding LOG family protein: MSKTSVLVYCGSRTGKNEIFAQEAKRFGKLLAENQFRLLFGGGKVGLMGIISNAALENGGEVIGVIPQHLVDREVANPLCTDLRVVLNMQERKVMMEEMADIIVTFPGGYGSMDELFESLTNVQLELHHKSIWLLNSQGFYDHLLLQLDRMVEDGFLLKENRDKLHVASSVEELINGIK; this comes from the coding sequence ATGTCAAAGACTTCTGTACTTGTTTACTGCGGATCCCGCACCGGAAAAAATGAAATCTTCGCACAAGAAGCGAAAAGATTTGGAAAACTACTTGCTGAAAATCAATTCCGACTCCTATTCGGAGGTGGAAAGGTGGGTTTGATGGGCATCATTTCTAATGCTGCCTTAGAAAACGGAGGAGAAGTGATAGGTGTAATCCCTCAACATTTGGTAGATAGGGAAGTAGCTAACCCTCTTTGCACTGATTTAAGAGTAGTACTTAACATGCAGGAAAGGAAAGTCATGATGGAAGAAATGGCAGATATCATCGTCACTTTCCCCGGAGGCTATGGTAGCATGGATGAGCTTTTTGAGTCTTTGACGAACGTCCAGCTAGAACTTCACCATAAGTCCATCTGGTTACTTAATTCCCAAGGATTTTATGACCACCTCCTCCTTCAACTAGACAGGATGGTAGAAGATGGGTTCTTACTAAAAGAAAACAGAGATAAGTTGCACGTAGCAAGTTCCGTAGAAGAATTAATAAATGGAATCAAATAA
- a CDS encoding DUF1697 domain-containing protein: protein MMKTYIALIRGINVGGKVMKMAELRAALENLGWMNVETYIQSGNVIFQSMEGMGLEEKMDQCIQNTFGYSVDLQIFLLEDYVRIIHQRPEHGDDKFWHVTFLKGELKREGWEEVCSVKGPNEEVYLKEGAIFLYCPDGYGITQIHTNFIEKKLGVKGTTRNWKTSTKLKELAGLK, encoded by the coding sequence ATGATGAAAACATATATTGCTTTGATTCGCGGAATAAATGTGGGTGGGAAAGTGATGAAAATGGCGGAATTGCGAGCGGCATTGGAAAACCTGGGATGGATGAACGTGGAAACTTATATACAAAGTGGAAATGTCATCTTCCAAAGTATGGAGGGTATGGGCTTGGAGGAAAAGATGGATCAATGTATTCAAAATACTTTTGGATATAGTGTGGATCTACAGATCTTTTTATTGGAAGATTATGTAAGAATCATTCATCAGAGGCCCGAGCATGGAGATGATAAGTTTTGGCATGTGACCTTTTTGAAGGGAGAGCTGAAGAGAGAGGGTTGGGAGGAGGTTTGTTCAGTTAAAGGACCAAATGAAGAGGTCTACTTAAAAGAGGGGGCTATATTTCTGTACTGTCCGGACGGTTACGGTATCACTCAGATTCATACTAATTTTATTGAGAAGAAACTGGGAGTAAAGGGGACGACGCGGAACTGGAAAACTTCTACGAAATTGAAGGAATTGGCAGGTTTAAAATGA
- the udk gene encoding uridine kinase: MEPYIIGITGGSASGKTFFLHSLLEHFQEDEVCLISQDNYYKSKEHVPLDQNGVFNFDLPESIDFALFAQHLQALKRGETVVMKEYTFECDYEPKTITLHPAPIIVVEGIFAFHDPVISKMLNLKIFIDAVEHVKIRRRIIRDTNERQYDLDSILYRWENHVAPTYERFIRPTKQDADIIINNNRDFENGLKLLSVYLKSLLVKEPA; this comes from the coding sequence ATGGAGCCGTATATCATAGGCATTACAGGAGGAAGTGCATCAGGAAAGACTTTTTTTTTGCACAGCCTTCTGGAACATTTTCAAGAAGATGAAGTCTGTTTGATTTCTCAGGATAACTATTATAAATCTAAAGAGCATGTGCCTTTAGATCAAAATGGGGTCTTTAATTTTGACCTTCCTGAGTCCATAGATTTCGCACTGTTTGCGCAGCATCTTCAAGCACTTAAGAGAGGGGAGACGGTAGTGATGAAGGAGTACACTTTTGAGTGTGATTATGAGCCTAAGACCATTACATTACATCCGGCACCTATCATCGTAGTGGAAGGGATTTTTGCCTTTCATGACCCGGTGATATCAAAGATGCTTAACCTCAAGATTTTTATAGATGCTGTAGAGCATGTAAAGATTAGAAGAAGAATCATCAGAGACACGAATGAGCGTCAATATGATCTGGATTCTATTCTATACCGTTGGGAGAATCATGTGGCACCTACTTACGAGAGATTTATTCGTCCTACAAAACAAGACGCGGATATTATCATTAATAATAACCGCGACTTTGAAAATGGATTGAAGCTTCTGTCGGTGTATCTGAAAAGCTTATTGGTTAAAGAGCCGGCTTAA
- a CDS encoding IS1182 family transposase, protein MASRKPTFKPYDQQQMMLLPPSLEELVPKNHPVRVVNEVINKINLAPLHASYKLTGASSYHPQMLLKVLVYGYVSNVYSSRKIEAACKESIYFMWISGMSYPDHNTINRFRSDRLRESLRSVFEEVVKLLAQEGLLSIEEVCVDGTKIEANANRYTFVWKKAIATNKEKMKQQLKGIWEYAQSVASKEDNLPDPPDFTTITREKVQSTVDKLNEVLGKKKDIDKKVKGKLSYATKHFPQNMGKYEEQEQILGERNSYSKTDEGATFMRLKEDHMRNGQLKPAYNVQISSSNQFVVNYTIHPNPNDTTTLAAHIAQHEASYQQAPKVITADAGYGSEENYTLLEGKKVKAYIKYNLFDRQQNTNNQDPFSTDKLFYNAQEDCFICPMGQQMNFIGESKRKTSTGFEQTSRKYQAQNCGHCPLNGTCNKMEGNRIVQVNERLERQRKQAYELLNSEEGIKRRKKRCYDVEPVFANIKSNHGFKRFMLRGKHKVEIEFGLLAIAQNIRKKAS, encoded by the coding sequence ATGGCATCAAGAAAACCCACTTTTAAGCCTTACGACCAGCAGCAAATGATGCTATTGCCTCCAAGTTTGGAGGAACTGGTTCCCAAGAATCATCCGGTACGGGTGGTCAATGAGGTCATTAATAAAATTAATCTCGCTCCTCTGCATGCTTCGTATAAATTGACCGGTGCCTCCAGTTATCATCCTCAGATGCTGCTTAAAGTGTTGGTTTATGGGTATGTGAGCAATGTATATTCGAGCAGGAAGATAGAGGCAGCCTGTAAAGAGAGTATCTATTTTATGTGGATAAGCGGCATGAGCTATCCTGACCATAACACCATTAACCGTTTCAGAAGTGACCGCCTTCGAGAAAGTCTTCGAAGTGTGTTCGAAGAAGTAGTTAAGCTTTTAGCCCAGGAAGGACTTTTGAGTATTGAAGAGGTTTGTGTTGATGGGACCAAAATAGAGGCCAATGCCAATCGTTACACCTTTGTTTGGAAAAAGGCTATTGCGACCAATAAAGAGAAGATGAAGCAGCAATTGAAAGGCATTTGGGAATATGCTCAAAGTGTTGCCAGCAAAGAGGATAACCTTCCCGATCCCCCTGACTTCACCACCATTACTAGAGAAAAAGTACAGTCTACCGTCGATAAGCTCAATGAGGTTTTGGGCAAGAAAAAAGATATTGACAAGAAGGTGAAAGGCAAACTGAGTTATGCCACCAAACACTTTCCACAGAACATGGGCAAATACGAAGAACAGGAGCAGATTCTTGGAGAGCGTAACAGTTACAGCAAGACGGATGAGGGAGCCACATTTATGAGGTTAAAGGAGGATCACATGAGGAATGGGCAATTGAAGCCGGCTTACAATGTTCAAATTTCCAGCTCCAACCAATTCGTTGTAAATTACACGATTCACCCCAACCCCAACGACACCACCACTCTGGCAGCGCATATAGCTCAGCATGAAGCAAGCTATCAGCAAGCTCCCAAAGTTATCACGGCAGATGCAGGCTACGGTTCTGAGGAAAATTATACCTTACTGGAAGGCAAAAAAGTAAAGGCCTACATCAAATACAATCTCTTTGACCGACAGCAGAACACCAATAACCAGGACCCATTTAGTACCGATAAGCTATTCTACAATGCCCAAGAAGACTGTTTCATCTGTCCGATGGGTCAGCAAATGAATTTCATTGGAGAGAGTAAAAGGAAGACCAGCACAGGTTTTGAACAAACCTCAAGAAAATATCAAGCCCAAAATTGCGGGCATTGTCCACTAAACGGAACTTGTAATAAGATGGAAGGGAATCGGATAGTCCAAGTCAATGAACGACTGGAGCGACAGCGGAAGCAGGCCTATGAACTTCTTAACAGTGAAGAAGGAATAAAAAGGCGAAAGAAAAGGTGTTACGATGTGGAACCCGTCTTTGCAAACATAAAAAGCAATCACGGCTTTAAACGATTTATGCTTCGGGGTAAGCATAAGGTCGAAATTGAGTTCGGCCTATTGGCCATAGCACAAAATATACGAAAAAAGGCCTCCTGA
- a CDS encoding DUF2891 domain-containing protein codes for MRLTIIFILWWSAASAQLFTKEVALQLSHLPLECIQKEFPNKTSHSSDGPEDHKLLPSELHPSFYGCFDWHSSVHGHWMLVKLLKVYPDLENKEEILKVLAESFEPGKLKKEAEYFNKYSTSKTFERTYGWAWLLKLDEELMTWNDPRAKIWHAAMQPLTETIVQLWTQFLPVQTYPNRTGVHPNTAFGLGFAWDWAKSSGNVVFQKAVEQKAMQFYGEQKAAPAYLEPDGSDFFSPSLETADLMRRVLDEKEFEAWWSTFLEPKSLENLLQMPVVSDRNDYQIVHLDGLSLSRAWCFRGVAQHLPKGHPHKELLEKKAQEFLKETLPNVVSSSYGGSHWLGSFAVFAIFFFQ; via the coding sequence ATGAGGTTGACTATTATTTTTATTTTATGGTGGAGTGCTGCAAGTGCACAGTTATTCACAAAGGAGGTAGCATTACAACTCTCACATTTACCTTTGGAATGTATCCAAAAGGAATTTCCTAACAAGACTAGTCATAGTTCTGATGGTCCTGAGGATCATAAACTCTTACCCTCTGAATTGCATCCCAGTTTTTACGGTTGTTTTGATTGGCATTCCAGTGTACATGGGCATTGGATGTTAGTAAAGTTACTTAAAGTATATCCTGACCTGGAGAATAAGGAAGAGATTCTAAAGGTGTTAGCTGAAAGTTTCGAACCTGGTAAGCTTAAGAAGGAAGCAGAGTATTTCAATAAGTACAGTACCTCCAAAACCTTTGAAAGGACCTATGGATGGGCTTGGTTGCTGAAGCTAGATGAAGAGTTGATGACTTGGAATGATCCTAGGGCAAAAATTTGGCATGCGGCTATGCAACCTTTGACGGAAACCATAGTCCAATTGTGGACACAATTCTTACCTGTACAGACTTATCCCAATAGGACAGGGGTGCATCCCAATACTGCATTCGGTTTAGGGTTTGCTTGGGATTGGGCGAAAAGTAGCGGGAATGTTGTGTTTCAAAAGGCTGTAGAGCAAAAAGCTATGCAGTTTTATGGAGAGCAGAAGGCAGCTCCTGCTTATTTAGAGCCGGACGGTTCTGATTTCTTCTCGCCTAGTCTCGAGACGGCAGATCTGATGCGTAGGGTACTTGACGAGAAAGAATTTGAGGCATGGTGGAGTACATTTTTGGAGCCGAAATCCTTGGAGAATTTACTCCAAATGCCTGTAGTAAGTGATAGGAATGACTATCAGATAGTACATTTGGATGGTTTGAGTTTGAGCAGAGCATGGTGTTTTAGAGGGGTCGCTCAACACCTTCCAAAAGGGCATCCGCATAAGGAGCTTTTGGAAAAGAAAGCACAGGAGTTTTTGAAAGAAACTCTACCTAATGTGGTGTCAAGTAGTTATGGAGGCTCTCACTGGTTGGGATCTTTTGCAGTATTTGCAATTTTCTTCTTCCAGTAA
- a CDS encoding S41 family peptidase, giving the protein MNKATIYILVLFFFIVSCEKSKVLPDPPIIVVPDDTTVVLPKYFHENTWIYEQMRLQYLWADDMPDEKSTDKNLEPVEYFYSLLRKDVDRYSYASSDYQEILDYWNGQLESYGFRYKKVRVDGEFGLAVSLVLKNSPAELGGLKRGDLIVAIDGEPLNPENAERLLERKGASFLIKNDEEYRLSLAKRKFQVDPLQFAEIIPWQGKKVGYLVYTQFLFEYEERTRALFQYFKDQQIDEMIIDLRFNPGGVTPNAEVMASLLGPDLGSSVELFHGTGNTYSQQQSILRGESPVGRRYFTNETSNLSHLSRLFVLTSKSTASSSELVINCLRPYRAVYTVGGYTYGKNLISTIIYDETGRYSFGLMPAWATLINAHDQSTYGKDGLIPDFPILEDEWPYMPLGDTTETLLRKALYAISPGESKKEFKKIEVLDGFHHWDTGKGFLGNKRYNP; this is encoded by the coding sequence ATGAATAAAGCCACTATTTATATACTTGTCCTTTTCTTCTTCATTGTAAGTTGTGAGAAAAGTAAGGTACTTCCGGATCCCCCTATTATTGTAGTGCCTGATGACACTACAGTAGTGCTTCCTAAATATTTTCACGAAAATACATGGATTTACGAACAAATGCGTCTGCAATATTTATGGGCGGACGATATGCCTGATGAGAAGAGTACTGATAAGAATTTGGAACCGGTAGAGTATTTTTATTCTTTGCTTCGCAAAGATGTAGATAGATATTCCTATGCGAGTTCTGATTATCAGGAGATTTTGGATTATTGGAATGGGCAATTAGAAAGTTATGGGTTCAGATATAAAAAGGTGAGAGTTGATGGTGAATTTGGTCTAGCGGTTTCATTGGTTTTAAAAAATAGTCCGGCAGAACTAGGGGGATTAAAGCGGGGAGATTTGATAGTAGCCATAGATGGGGAGCCCTTAAATCCTGAGAATGCAGAGCGACTGTTAGAGAGGAAGGGGGCAAGTTTCTTGATTAAAAATGATGAAGAATATCGTCTAAGCCTGGCCAAACGGAAATTTCAGGTGGATCCATTGCAATTTGCTGAAATTATCCCTTGGCAAGGAAAGAAAGTGGGATATTTGGTTTATACCCAATTTTTGTTCGAATATGAAGAAAGAACCCGGGCCTTGTTCCAATATTTTAAGGATCAGCAGATAGATGAGATGATCATAGATCTGAGGTTTAATCCGGGCGGAGTTACTCCTAATGCTGAGGTTATGGCATCTCTTCTAGGTCCGGATTTGGGATCCAGTGTAGAGCTTTTCCATGGTACAGGTAATACCTATTCCCAACAACAATCCATTCTCCGAGGGGAATCACCCGTGGGTAGAAGGTATTTTACTAATGAGACTTCTAATTTGTCTCATCTTAGCAGGCTATTTGTGTTGACTTCAAAGTCTACGGCTTCATCTTCAGAATTGGTCATTAACTGTCTTAGGCCGTATAGAGCGGTATATACGGTGGGAGGTTATACTTATGGTAAGAATTTGATCTCGACTATCATTTATGATGAAACGGGGAGATATTCCTTTGGATTGATGCCGGCATGGGCTACACTTATCAATGCTCATGATCAATCCACTTATGGCAAGGATGGTTTGATCCCGGATTTTCCGATATTGGAGGACGAATGGCCCTATATGCCTTTAGGAGATACTACTGAGACTTTACTTCGCAAGGCACTATATGCGATCTCTCCAGGTGAAAGTAAAAAGGAGTTCAAAAAGATAGAAGTACTGGATGGGTTTCATCATTGGGATACAGGAAAAGGATTTTTAGGCAATAAACGATATAACCCATGA
- a CDS encoding SDR family oxidoreductase produces the protein MKNLAVITGASKGIGLAITEKFLAQGFEVAICARNLESLVQIQNQYGKEKVHIFSADLSQKEQVFNFANFVKHLAIPIKVLVNNAGIFIPGSLLEEDHLQIHLDTNLWSAYYLTKALIPSLQESYIFNICSIASLAAYPRSGSYAISKFALLGFTKSLRQELLGSKIRVSAVLPGATLTDSWEGTTLPSERFISPKDVAEMIWAAYGLSPSACVEEIIIRPQQGDI, from the coding sequence ATGAAGAATTTAGCCGTCATCACCGGAGCCAGTAAAGGCATTGGTTTAGCTATCACAGAAAAGTTCCTGGCACAAGGATTTGAAGTGGCCATTTGTGCCAGAAACCTGGAATCACTTGTTCAAATTCAGAATCAGTACGGCAAAGAAAAAGTACACATCTTCTCAGCTGATCTTTCTCAAAAAGAACAAGTCTTTAATTTTGCCAATTTTGTAAAACACCTGGCTATTCCCATCAAAGTTTTAGTAAACAATGCCGGGATCTTTATCCCCGGATCTCTTCTTGAAGAAGATCACTTGCAGATTCACTTAGACACAAATCTTTGGAGTGCCTACTACCTTACTAAAGCGCTCATTCCCTCCTTACAGGAAAGTTATATATTTAATATATGTTCAATAGCTAGCTTAGCCGCTTATCCCCGAAGCGGTTCATATGCGATCTCGAAGTTTGCCTTATTAGGCTTTACCAAAAGTCTCCGTCAAGAACTATTGGGATCTAAGATCAGAGTGAGTGCAGTTCTTCCCGGAGCTACCCTTACTGACAGTTGGGAAGGCACTACTTTACCTTCCGAGCGATTTATTTCTCCAAAAGATGTAGCAGAAATGATCTGGGCTGCATATGGGCTAAGTCCCTCAGCCTGTGTGGAAGAGATCATCATCCGTCCTCAACAGGGCGATATTTAG